A single genomic interval of Deinococcota bacterium harbors:
- a CDS encoding RES family NAD+ phosphorylase gives MTAYRLSSEPYHRPEDAFSGLGAAKHGGRWNGPGTRLVYASASIALAALERLVHTFSVRGLEGVWVYGFTFEEGESAYLAETALPEDWNRKPVPPDWHAPPLKATQRIGDNWSERQASLVLRVPSVVIPSEFNYLVNPLHPAFETSRIAAPQQFHFDERLATLVPLTAQGS, from the coding sequence CTGACGGCGTACCGGCTCAGCAGCGAACCGTACCACCGGCCCGAGGACGCCTTCAGCGGGCTCGGTGCGGCCAAGCATGGGGGCCGCTGGAACGGGCCCGGCACGAGACTGGTCTACGCCTCGGCCTCGATCGCCCTGGCTGCGCTCGAGCGCCTGGTTCACACCTTTTCCGTGAGGGGGCTGGAGGGAGTCTGGGTGTACGGCTTTACCTTCGAGGAGGGTGAGAGCGCCTACTTGGCTGAGACCGCGCTGCCCGAGGACTGGAACCGCAAGCCGGTGCCGCCGGACTGGCACGCCCCACCCCTGAAGGCGACCCAGCGCATCGGGGATAACTGGAGCGAGCGGCAAGCCTCGCTCGTTCTGAGAGTGCCCAGCGTCGTCATCCCGAGTGAGTTCAACTACCTGGTCAACCCCTTGCACCCTGCCTTCGAAACCTCCCGAATTGCCGCGCCACAGCAGTTTCACTTCGATGAGCGCCTCGCCACGCTGGTCCCCCTGACTGCACAAGGTAGTTGA
- a CDS encoding DUF2384 domain-containing protein: MMLVFEPTLEPREAASRATPLYDEITQIEAGYPFEEFERLSETLGVTQQQLAGVLGISRSTLSRRRGDQLNPAESNRLYRIKQLLNLAERAIGEPEDARRWLRTPNPQLGHVPLELAATAPGLDAVTRYLEQIADGVYL, translated from the coding sequence ATGATGCTCGTGTTTGAACCCACCCTTGAACCCCGCGAAGCCGCCTCTCGAGCGACGCCCCTCTACGATGAGATCACCCAAATCGAAGCGGGTTACCCGTTTGAGGAGTTCGAGCGGCTGAGTGAGACCCTTGGGGTGACGCAGCAGCAGCTTGCCGGCGTGCTTGGCATCAGTCGCAGCACCCTGAGCCGGCGGCGCGGTGATCAGCTGAACCCGGCGGAATCGAATCGCCTCTACCGGATCAAGCAGCTCCTCAATCTGGCAGAGCGCGCCATCGGCGAGCCTGAGGATGCCAGGCGCTGGTTGCGCACGCCCAACCCTCAGCTTGGTCATGTCCCACTCGAGCTGGCCGCAACCGCCCCCGGCCTGGACGCCGTGACTCGTTACTTAGAGCAGATTGCCGATGGCGTTTACCTCTGA